From one Coffea eugenioides isolate CCC68of chromosome 11, Ceug_1.0, whole genome shotgun sequence genomic stretch:
- the LOC113752255 gene encoding disease resistance protein RPM1-like: protein MAESAAGFLINQLSTLLSQEITLFGGLKSDFQFIKAELGSMKAFLREAEAKEDNSQLQEWLKQVREVAYDTEDVLDDFTFRFARGYKDGFCGKVGKIYNSIKNLKARHQISLEIKDIKGRVGEISTRHQRYESLYGTQERGFSSSRQANVDFDIRAQSLLIEEAQLVGIDKPKAELISKILSDHSQLKVVSVVGMGGLGKTTLVKKVYDDAAVKKQFQSHAWITVSQNFQLRDIIKNLIQQLYNEIRQPIPPEAESMDVLTLSQIVKDFLQEIRYILVLDDVWSIDAWEAIKCVLPDCNITSRVVLTTRIADVASASCLGSLDFIYKMKPLTDKESWTLFCNRTFQSNDCPPNLEEVAKKILKKCEGLPLAIVAIGGVLALKDMEKTDEWEMILHGFGGEADGSGKLDRIKRVLLLSYNALPYYLKSCLLYLSIYPEDYSIYVDVILLKWIALGFVEEKGGITSTDIAMRYMKELINRSLIQVKSTSTDGTLATCGLHDFLREIIVSKSKEQSFTTVATRCYTRWPEKVRHLAIHNFTDNPQEFSSLKCLRSVVIFGYEDPLTTTFLSKFLYGGPKLLKVLELDGAKLDSIPKQVFKLFHLRYLSLNGTGVKIIPKSIGKLQSLKVIDLRGTNVTELPAEILNLRKLRSLLLGGRGDYSNEYAVWGCKCPLGIGKLICLEDLLRIEADSDKIVREIGKLMQLRRLTITKLRREDGKELLSSLLRLTNLRELSISCIKEGETLDLQHSVSPKLGFLTRLMLKGCLERVPQWVTSLQSLRTLRLFNSRLGEDENAMGSLGHLPNLVSLTLYRAYEGETICFKVGGFQKLQDLELGQLTRLKWVRVEEESMPSLRKLRLGGCKLMQELPSGIQNLTRLEYLGFYEMSDELMHKVLNLDKRSEDYQTISHIPQVFIGHWIDDRWEGTFL, encoded by the coding sequence ATGGCAGAGAGTGCTGCAGGTTTTTTGATTAACCAGCTCTCAACCTTGCTTTCCCAAGAGATCACACTTTTTGGGGGGCTTAAATCAGACTTTCAATTCATCAAAGCTGAACTCGGGAGCATGAAGGCTTTCCTCAGAGAAGCTGAAGCAAAGGAAGACAATTCTCAACTCCAAGAATGGCTAAAGCAGGTTCGAGAAGTTGCTTATGATACAGAGGATGTTCTCGATGATTTTACATTCCGCTTTGCTCGTGGCTACAAGGATGGATTCTGTGGCAAGGTTGGAAAGATCTATAACTCAATAAAGAATTTGAAAGCTCGCCATCAAATTTCTTTGGAGATAAAAGACATCAAGGGCAGAGTTGGAGAGATTTCAACAAGGCATCAGAGGTACGAGTCCCTATATGGTACTCAAGAAAGAGGCTTCAGCTCTTCCCGACAGGCAAATGTTGATTTTGACATTCGTGCTCAATCACTCCTCATTGAAGAAGCTCAACTTGTTGGGATTGATAAGCCAAAAGCAGAGCTCATCTCAAAAATCCTTAGTGACCATTCCCAATTGAAAGTGGTTTCCGTTGTGGGAATGGGGGGACTCGGGAAGACTACCCTGGTGAAAAAAGTCTATGATGACGCTGCAGTGAAGAAACAATTTCAGAGCCATGCCTGGATAActgtttctcaaaattttcagctCAGGGACATCATCAAGAACCTGATCCAACAATTGTACAACGAAATCAGACAGCCGATCCCTCCCGAAGCGGAATCCATGGATGTTCTTACGCTGAGTCAAATTGTCAAAGACTTCCTCCAAGAAATAAGGTACATTCTTGTCCTTGATGATGTGTGGAGTATAGATGCCTGGGAAGCTATCAAATGTGTATTGCCTGACTGCAATATCACTAGTCGTGTTGTGTTGACAACACGAATAGCTGATGTAGCTTCTGCGTCTTGTTTAGGATCACTTGACTTCATCTATAAGATGAAGCCTCTTACTGATAAAGAGTCTTGGACTCTATTTTGCAATAGAACATTTCAGAGCAATGACTGTCCTCCAAATCTAGAAGAAGTTGctaaaaaaatattgaaaaaatgTGAGGGCCTACCGCTTGCAATTGTTGCAATAGGTGGTGTTTTGGCTCTGAAGGACATGGAAAAGACAGATGAATGGGAGATGATTCTTCATGGTTTTGGCGGCGAGGCAGATGGCAGTGGTAAGCTTGACAGGATCAAAAGGGTACTCTTACTTAGCTACAATGCTTTGCCTTACTATCTTAAAAGCTGCCTATTATATCTAAGCATCTACCCTGAAGATTATTCAATTTATGTGGATGTTATACTTCTGAAGTGGATTGCACTAGGATTTGTAGAAGAGAAAGGAGGAATAACATCCACCGATATTGCTATGAGATATATGAAAGAACTCATCAACAGAAGCTTAATCCAAGTTAAATCCACATCGACCGATGGCACATTGGCTACATGTGGTCTCCACGATTTTCTGCGTGAAATCATTGTTTcaaaatctaaagagcagagTTTCACGACTGTAGCCACCAGATGTTACACAAGATGGCCTGAAAAAGTTCGACACCTAGCAATCCACAACTTCACTGATAATCCACAAGAATTTAGTAGTTTAAAGTGTCTTCGGTCTGTGGTAATATTTGGGTATGAAGATCCTCTCACAACCACATTTTTATCCAAGTTTTTATATGGTGGTCCTAAGTTGCTAAAGGTGTTGGAATTGGATGGAGCTAAATTGGACAGTATCCCAAAGCAAGTCTTCAAACTATTTCATCTCAGGTATCTTAGTCTCAATGGAACTGGAGTTAAAATTATTCCAAAATCTATTGGGAAGCTTCAAAGCCTTAAAGTTATAGATCTGAGAGGAACCAATGTAACAGAGTTGCCTGCAGAAATTCTAAATCTAAGAAAACTCCGTTCTCTTTTGTTAGGCGGACGGGGTGATTATTCAAATGAGTATGCAGTTTGGGGCTGTAAATGTCCACTTGGAATTGGAAAGCTTATTTGCTTGGAGGATCTGTTACGTATAGAAGCAGATAGTGATAAAATAGTAAGGGAGATTGGAAAGCTCATGCAGCTGCGGCGATTAACCATCACAAAGCTGAGAAGAGAAGATGGAAAGGAGTTGCTCTCCTCCCTCTTGAGGCTGACCAACCTTCGAGAGTTGTCCATCTCCTGTATTAAAGAAGGTGAGACCCTTGATCTCCAACATTCTGTCTCTCCAAAACTTGGATTCCTCACACGTCTGATGTTGAAGGGGTGTTTAGAGAGAGTACCGCAATGGGTGACATCACTTCAATCCTTGAGAACCTTACGGTTGTTTAACAGTAGGTTGGGAGAAGATGAGAATGCAATGGGCTCCCTCGGACATTTGCCCAATCTGGTATCACTTACTCTCTATCGTGCTTATGAAGGGGAGACAATATGTTTTAAGGTTGGAGGATTTCAAAAACTCCAGGACTTAGAGCTTGGGCAATTAACAAGACTGAAATGGGTGCGAGTGGAAGAGGAATCAATGCCTAGTCTCAGAAAACTGCGCTTAGGTGGTTGCAAACTAATGCAAGAGTTGCCTTCGGGCATCCAAAACTTGACCAGACTTGAATATCTTGGGTTTTATGAAATGTCTGATGAGCTAATGCACAAAGTACTGAATTTGGATAAACGGAGTGAAGATTATCAGACAATTTCTCATATCCCTCAAGTTTTCATTGGTCACTGGATTGATGATCGGTGGGAAGGCACGTTCCTCTAA
- the LOC113754155 gene encoding uncharacterized protein LOC113754155 isoform X1 — MSATKEAMSIFEKYVRSLSILNAEGSESLDENMLAKKRRISVSTEEELGNSLERKDAADDFGEPGHVLLGMVIFFMARLSAVTGLIEKFIFTGLRRGQRALMVNFTGLLILLFGVSVGFTVLLPRSY, encoded by the exons ATGAGTGCAACAAAAGAAGCCATgtcaatttttgaaaag TATGTCAGATCTTTGAGTATTCTAAATGCTGAAGGTTCTGAAAGTTTGGATGAGAATATGTTAGCTAAGAAGAGGAGAATATCTGTAAGTACAGAGGAGGAACTTGGCAACAGTTTGGAGAGGAAAGATGCGGCCGATGACTTTGGAGAACCTG GGCATGTCCTGCTTGGCATGGTTATATTTTTTATGGCAAGATTGAGTGCTGTGACCGGCTTGATTGAGAAATTCATCTTCACGGGCTTAAGAAGAGGGCAACGAGCATTGATGGTCAACTTCACTGGCCTGCTCATCCTCCTCTTTGGAGTATCTGTTGGCTTCACTGTTCTTCTTCCAAGAAGTTATTAA
- the LOC113754155 gene encoding uncharacterized protein LOC113754155 isoform X2 yields MSATKEAMSIFEKYVRSLSILNAEGSESLDENMLAKKRRISVSTEEELGNSLERKDAADDFGEPVALWLLYLLVLSQRLHN; encoded by the exons ATGAGTGCAACAAAAGAAGCCATgtcaatttttgaaaag TATGTCAGATCTTTGAGTATTCTAAATGCTGAAGGTTCTGAAAGTTTGGATGAGAATATGTTAGCTAAGAAGAGGAGAATATCTGTAAGTACAGAGGAGGAACTTGGCAACAGTTTGGAGAGGAAAGATGCGGCCGATGACTTTGGAGAACCTG TGGCTCTTTGGCTTCTTTACCTTTTGGTTCTGAGCCAGAGACTCCACAACTAG